A region of Subtercola boreus DNA encodes the following proteins:
- a CDS encoding Ig-like domain-containing protein has product MSLAVTTMAIFYQGVSTANVQLNDGGVWVSKPSGLLLGHLNYPSQVLDSGLRMTSGNFGILQNGDTVIAVDPASSTMQTVDPATVSVGNPVAVPADAQVSLGADTVSVLDPASGMLWATSPGSLASFLPAPQAPLYRLGSGASATVDSSGGIHGLSLTDRTLVTIPADAQAAPVPDEQSSDAPASETASPAATPPAGTATTAAGATPTPTPTPTPTFDGRTGTTSKSPDITTSELPAVADDAKLSLATVGTDAVVFDSVNGTVFLPGGKTVTLDAAKGGILQQNGPESGTVLIATAGALLEQPLDGGEATTVDAPPSSTGGAGRPTAPVSLGGCAYAAWSGASTYVRDCDGTANDVARSIDGLADNADLLFRVNRNVVVLNDLTSGAVWLVNQDMKKVENWDDVVPPADQTQKDDNDDTPEDVLQQVLPNRTEQNNPPIAENDKFGVRAGRTTILPVLDNDSDPDGDVLTASLAGGQPTLGTVEPILNGAALQISVPAGATGGTTFGYTADDGRGGQDAASVTLTVSATGTNSAPTEKRIGSVPVEQGSTVSYNVLPDWIDPDGDDVFVTSATADGANQVQFRADGQITFTALDAEPGRKDVKVTVSDGTAETEGTIHFEMRAAGTLPPVTNADHYITRPNQQVTASPLLNDLSPSGTQLRLAKVNEVAGATVVPDYTTGTFSFLSATPGTYYVPYAVTNGPKSSTNLVRVDVLADVPTDAAPIAVRDVALLTKGHSVLVNVLGNDFDPAGGILAVQSIDNPADSGVGVEVLEHETLRVTDVPGITSPTTIRYTVTNGSKSAVGEVYIIPVPAPAKLLPPVAVDDTVTVRAGDVATIPVLANDYSPNGDTITLSPTLVEPLVDPADGDMFVAQDTLRFKAGPVAKTVYATYEVVDSQGQRDAGYVTIQIVGSDAGANSPPRPRDVTVRALQGTTVRIPIVLDGIDPDGDSVQLVGQASAPTKGRIVNVGESWLEYEAYPVSTGTDTFTYSVRDRLGAEATATVQVGIVPSSAANQNPYAVPDAVSVRPGRSVAVDVLANDSDPDGDPIALRENGLQLPEGMTAEIKRGRVVVNAPTTPGQYTVQYTVVDQYGATAVGALLVSVDPNAQLMAPIARDDIIGVADVMGKASTTVPVRENDDDPDGTVDDLTVSVNDPNASVTADNQLTVILQPAAQIITYTVTDVDGLTASAFVYAPGTDTEAPTLKPGTKAITVNSGETVSVALSDYVLVAPGKTVRITEAGKVSASHANGASLVTDAMTLSYTSNADYFGPDALNFEVTDGSGPDDPAGHKATLVIPITVVSTVNHSPTFIGGSLNVAPGEDAKTLNLRTLSRDADRGDLDKLVYKVTNDPASGIDAKIDGNTLTVSASASAAKGPSSLQISADDGQSEPGTGVVTVNVLTSTRPLPLARDDSVAKADQGKTRTVDVLANDFNPYPETALKIIDTFVETGNGSAQINGSQVDVTPSADFVGTMVVRYRISDATNDPSREADGRIQLTVQGRPDNVTTPSVTSIQDRTVVLSWTPPSDNGAPITGYTVSSPQGYSKQCASTTCTLNGLTNNVEYTFTVTATNAVGVSDPSPASAVARPDARPDRPAAPTLVFGDKSLTVNWVTPNTTGSPVTSYNLEISPAPAKGAIQKTGVTGNTVKWEGLENGTPYEVRVQAVNRAPTPSDFSPYSAAEIPAGKPDAPAAPTVTRLDPVGNQAQLRVNWDAPRSNGDAIKGYTLKVLKGGSVVRTLTPSADATSQAVSVDYSETDYTFSLTAYNKAGTSDSSGESAPRRAFVAPGAPSNVQATAGDNTVTISYGAADGKGARQSELVYQYSVNGGGWTGMPGDKVIRSGVPNNGSYSVKVRAVTQLDGETYEGPASGASNTVSPYGAPGNPTASASDNAKSVTVTWGAPDRNGQDFHIEISIDGGGWENVGAAGGSRVVGDGYSQRHTIDARTVDNAGQVSGTVSAAATSRAEPITTAVSVSKGGSVRNSECSSAGCAYVNVSITDAKPGSYTLTYRSNCANGGGCKTTWLTKTVNVGSSGNATLTNNAYFGYTGSSVYVTIDGPGGTFESNHITW; this is encoded by the coding sequence GTGTCACTCGCAGTGACGACGATGGCGATCTTCTACCAGGGCGTCTCGACCGCGAATGTGCAGCTGAACGACGGCGGCGTCTGGGTCTCGAAGCCGAGCGGGCTACTGCTCGGCCACCTCAACTACCCGTCGCAGGTGCTCGACAGTGGGCTGCGGATGACGAGCGGCAACTTCGGCATCCTGCAGAACGGCGACACGGTTATCGCCGTCGACCCGGCCTCCTCGACGATGCAGACGGTCGACCCCGCGACGGTCTCGGTCGGCAACCCGGTCGCCGTGCCGGCCGATGCGCAGGTCTCCCTCGGTGCCGACACCGTCTCGGTGCTCGACCCGGCGAGTGGGATGCTCTGGGCCACGTCGCCCGGGTCGCTCGCCAGTTTCCTGCCGGCCCCGCAGGCCCCGCTGTACCGGCTCGGCTCCGGGGCTTCCGCCACGGTCGACAGCAGCGGCGGTATCCACGGCCTCTCGCTCACAGATCGCACGCTGGTCACGATCCCGGCGGATGCCCAGGCGGCACCGGTTCCGGATGAGCAGAGTTCCGACGCACCCGCCTCCGAGACGGCCAGCCCGGCGGCCACCCCACCGGCCGGCACCGCGACCACCGCGGCCGGCGCGACCCCGACGCCCACCCCGACCCCGACCCCGACCTTCGACGGCCGCACCGGAACCACCTCGAAGAGCCCCGACATCACCACCAGCGAACTGCCGGCCGTCGCCGACGACGCCAAGCTCAGCCTCGCCACCGTCGGCACCGACGCGGTCGTCTTTGACAGCGTGAACGGCACCGTCTTCCTGCCGGGCGGCAAGACGGTCACGCTCGACGCCGCCAAGGGCGGCATCCTGCAGCAGAACGGCCCCGAGTCCGGAACGGTGCTCATCGCGACCGCGGGCGCGCTCCTCGAGCAGCCGCTCGACGGCGGTGAGGCAACCACGGTCGACGCTCCGCCGTCGAGCACCGGTGGAGCGGGCCGGCCGACGGCACCCGTCTCCCTCGGCGGCTGCGCCTATGCGGCCTGGTCGGGCGCCTCCACATATGTGCGCGACTGCGACGGCACGGCAAACGACGTCGCGCGGTCGATCGACGGGCTGGCCGACAACGCCGACCTGCTCTTCCGAGTCAACCGGAACGTCGTCGTGCTCAACGACCTCACAAGCGGAGCGGTCTGGCTCGTCAACCAGGACATGAAGAAGGTCGAGAACTGGGACGACGTCGTGCCTCCCGCCGACCAGACCCAGAAGGACGACAACGACGACACCCCCGAAGACGTGCTGCAACAGGTGCTGCCGAACCGCACGGAGCAGAACAACCCGCCGATCGCCGAGAACGACAAGTTCGGCGTGCGGGCCGGTCGGACGACCATCCTGCCGGTGCTCGACAACGATTCAGACCCCGACGGCGACGTTCTGACGGCGAGCCTCGCGGGAGGCCAGCCCACTCTCGGCACGGTGGAGCCGATCCTGAACGGCGCAGCCCTGCAGATCAGCGTGCCGGCCGGCGCGACAGGCGGCACGACGTTCGGCTACACGGCGGATGACGGGCGAGGCGGGCAGGACGCGGCATCCGTCACCCTCACCGTCAGCGCCACCGGCACCAACAGCGCGCCCACCGAGAAACGCATCGGCAGCGTGCCCGTCGAGCAGGGTTCGACGGTGTCGTACAACGTGCTGCCCGACTGGATCGACCCCGACGGTGACGACGTCTTCGTGACGAGCGCGACGGCCGACGGCGCCAACCAGGTGCAGTTCCGCGCCGACGGCCAGATCACCTTCACCGCGCTCGACGCAGAGCCCGGTCGCAAAGACGTGAAGGTCACGGTCTCCGACGGCACGGCCGAAACCGAGGGCACGATCCACTTCGAGATGCGGGCCGCAGGCACTCTGCCGCCCGTGACGAACGCCGACCACTACATCACCCGGCCCAACCAGCAGGTCACCGCGTCCCCACTGCTGAACGACCTGAGCCCGAGCGGCACGCAGCTCCGGCTCGCCAAGGTGAACGAGGTCGCCGGGGCCACCGTCGTGCCGGACTACACCACGGGCACCTTCAGCTTCCTCTCTGCAACTCCCGGCACCTACTACGTGCCCTACGCGGTCACGAACGGCCCCAAGTCGTCGACGAACCTGGTGCGGGTGGATGTTCTGGCCGACGTGCCGACGGATGCCGCACCCATCGCCGTGCGCGACGTCGCCCTGCTCACCAAGGGTCACAGCGTGCTGGTGAACGTGCTCGGCAACGACTTCGACCCGGCCGGCGGCATCCTCGCCGTGCAGTCGATCGACAACCCCGCCGATTCCGGGGTGGGCGTGGAGGTGCTGGAGCACGAGACCCTGCGCGTCACCGATGTTCCCGGCATCACGAGCCCCACGACCATCCGGTACACCGTCACGAACGGTTCGAAGTCGGCTGTCGGCGAGGTCTACATCATTCCCGTGCCGGCCCCGGCGAAGCTGCTGCCCCCGGTGGCCGTCGACGACACCGTGACCGTGCGCGCCGGGGATGTCGCGACCATCCCCGTGCTCGCGAACGACTACAGCCCCAACGGTGACACGATCACCCTCTCGCCGACGCTCGTCGAGCCGCTCGTCGACCCGGCCGACGGGGACATGTTCGTCGCGCAGGACACCCTGCGCTTCAAGGCCGGCCCCGTCGCGAAGACGGTCTACGCGACCTACGAGGTGGTCGACAGCCAGGGCCAGCGTGACGCCGGCTACGTGACCATCCAGATCGTCGGCTCCGATGCCGGCGCGAACTCGCCGCCGCGACCCCGCGACGTGACGGTTCGGGCGCTGCAGGGAACGACCGTGCGGATCCCCATCGTGCTCGACGGCATCGACCCCGACGGCGACTCCGTGCAGCTGGTCGGCCAGGCGAGCGCGCCGACCAAGGGCCGCATCGTGAACGTCGGCGAATCGTGGCTCGAATACGAGGCCTACCCGGTGTCGACCGGCACCGACACCTTCACCTACAGCGTGCGCGACCGCCTGGGGGCCGAAGCCACTGCGACCGTGCAGGTCGGGATCGTGCCGAGCTCGGCCGCGAACCAGAACCCCTACGCCGTGCCGGATGCGGTCAGCGTGCGGCCCGGGCGGAGTGTGGCTGTCGACGTTCTCGCGAACGACTCCGACCCCGACGGCGACCCGATCGCCCTCCGCGAGAACGGACTCCAGCTGCCCGAGGGCATGACCGCCGAGATCAAACGCGGTCGGGTCGTCGTGAATGCTCCGACGACCCCCGGCCAGTACACCGTGCAGTACACGGTGGTCGATCAGTACGGCGCGACCGCCGTCGGTGCACTGCTGGTGAGCGTCGACCCGAACGCGCAACTCATGGCGCCGATCGCGCGCGACGACATCATCGGCGTCGCCGACGTGATGGGCAAGGCGTCGACGACGGTTCCGGTTCGGGAGAACGACGACGACCCCGACGGCACCGTCGACGACCTGACGGTCTCGGTGAACGACCCGAATGCCAGTGTCACTGCCGACAACCAGCTGACGGTCATCCTGCAGCCCGCCGCCCAGATCATCACCTACACGGTGACCGACGTCGACGGCCTCACCGCGTCGGCGTTCGTCTACGCGCCGGGCACCGACACCGAGGCGCCGACCCTGAAGCCGGGTACGAAGGCGATCACGGTCAACAGCGGCGAGACCGTGAGCGTCGCCCTCAGCGACTACGTTCTCGTGGCACCCGGTAAGACGGTGCGCATCACCGAGGCCGGCAAGGTGAGCGCCTCGCACGCGAACGGCGCCTCGCTGGTGACGGATGCCATGACCCTCAGCTACACGTCGAACGCCGACTACTTCGGACCCGACGCCCTCAACTTCGAGGTGACCGACGGTTCGGGGCCAGACGATCCCGCCGGGCACAAGGCCACCCTGGTCATCCCGATCACCGTGGTGTCGACGGTCAACCACTCGCCGACCTTCATCGGCGGCAGCCTCAATGTCGCCCCCGGCGAGGACGCGAAGACGCTGAACCTCCGCACCCTCTCCCGCGATGCCGACAGGGGCGACCTCGACAAGCTCGTCTACAAGGTCACGAACGATCCTGCTTCAGGCATCGACGCGAAGATCGACGGCAACACGCTGACCGTCTCCGCGAGCGCCTCCGCCGCGAAGGGGCCGTCGAGCCTGCAGATCTCGGCCGACGACGGCCAGAGCGAGCCAGGGACCGGCGTCGTCACGGTGAACGTCCTGACCTCCACAAGACCGCTTCCGCTGGCCCGCGACGACAGCGTCGCCAAGGCCGACCAGGGCAAGACCCGCACGGTCGATGTGCTCGCGAACGACTTCAACCCCTACCCCGAGACCGCGCTGAAGATCATCGACACCTTCGTCGAGACCGGCAATGGCTCGGCCCAAATCAACGGCAGCCAGGTGGACGTGACCCCCTCCGCGGACTTCGTGGGCACGATGGTGGTGCGGTACCGCATCTCAGACGCCACGAACGACCCGTCGCGCGAGGCGGACGGGCGCATCCAGCTCACGGTGCAGGGCCGACCCGACAACGTGACCACGCCGTCGGTGACGTCCATCCAGGACAGGACGGTCGTGCTCTCCTGGACCCCGCCGAGCGACAACGGAGCCCCGATCACGGGCTACACGGTGTCGAGCCCACAGGGCTACAGCAAGCAGTGCGCTTCGACCACCTGCACGCTCAACGGCCTCACGAACAACGTCGAGTACACCTTCACTGTCACCGCGACGAACGCGGTCGGCGTCTCCGATCCGTCTCCCGCGTCGGCAGTGGCGAGACCGGATGCCCGCCCCGACCGTCCCGCGGCGCCGACGCTCGTCTTCGGAGACAAGAGCCTCACCGTGAACTGGGTCACGCCGAACACCACCGGTTCGCCGGTGACCTCCTACAACCTCGAGATCTCGCCCGCGCCGGCGAAGGGCGCCATTCAGAAGACCGGCGTGACCGGCAACACCGTGAAATGGGAGGGGCTCGAGAACGGCACCCCCTACGAGGTGCGTGTGCAGGCCGTGAACCGGGCGCCGACCCCCAGCGACTTCAGCCCGTACTCGGCCGCGGAGATCCCCGCCGGCAAGCCGGATGCGCCTGCCGCACCCACTGTGACCCGCCTCGACCCGGTCGGCAACCAGGCACAGCTGCGGGTCAACTGGGATGCTCCCCGCAGCAACGGTGACGCCATCAAGGGCTACACGCTGAAGGTGCTGAAGGGCGGATCGGTCGTGCGCACCCTCACGCCGAGTGCGGATGCGACATCCCAGGCCGTCTCGGTGGACTACTCGGAGACCGACTACACCTTCTCGCTCACCGCCTACAACAAGGCCGGCACCAGCGACAGCTCGGGTGAGTCCGCTCCGCGGCGGGCCTTCGTGGCCCCGGGGGCACCGTCGAACGTGCAGGCCACGGCGGGCGACAACACCGTCACGATCTCGTACGGCGCGGCCGACGGAAAGGGCGCAAGACAGAGCGAACTCGTCTACCAGTACAGCGTCAACGGCGGTGGCTGGACCGGGATGCCCGGCGACAAGGTCATCCGGAGCGGCGTGCCCAACAACGGCTCCTACAGCGTGAAGGTGCGCGCCGTCACCCAACTCGACGGCGAGACCTACGAGGGACCGGCGAGCGGGGCGTCCAACACCGTCAGCCCGTACGGCGCGCCCGGCAATCCCACCGCGAGCGCGAGCGACAACGCGAAGAGCGTCACCGTGACCTGGGGCGCACCCGACCGCAACGGCCAGGACTTCCACATCGAGATCAGCATCGACGGCGGCGGCTGGGAGAACGTGGGGGCCGCGGGAGGCAGCCGTGTGGTCGGTGACGGCTACAGCCAGCGGCACACCATCGACGCCCGCACGGTCGACAATGCCGGCCAGGTCAGCGGAACGGTCTCCGCGGCGGCGACGAGCCGGGCCGAACCGATCACGACGGCGGTGAGCGTGTCGAAGGGTGGCTCCGTGCGGAACTCCGAGTGCTCGAGCGCAGGCTGCGCCTACGTCAATGTGAGCATCACCGATGCGAAACCCGGTTCCTACACGCTGACCTACCGCAGCAACTGCGCCAACGGCGGTGGCTGCAAGACGACCTGGCTGACCAAGACGGTCAACGTCGGATCGAGCGGCAACGCCACCCTCACCAACAACGCCTACTTCGGCTACACCGGATCGTCGGTCTACGTGACCATCGACGGCCCCGGCGGAACCTTCGAGTCCAACCACATCACCTGGTAA
- a CDS encoding AAA family ATPase: MSMTTEQATWFAGTFDRLVGNVGQAVLGKQGVIRLTIMAMIAEGHVLLEDAPGTGKTSLARAIAATVQGTHQRIQFTPDLLPSDVTGVTIYDQNSHAFEFHKGPVFASIVLADEINRASPKTQSALLEVMEESRVTVDGVGHSVGRPFLVIATQNPIEQAGTYRLPEAQLDRFLIKTSIGYPDLASAEQILAGASIRDSSAALTPIITTSAVADMADLAATVHVDSAILRYTAQLAEATRDAPESRVGVSVRGAMALIRAAKVWAAAQGRHFVLPDDIKELAPHVWTHRFVLDPEAEFAGTTAAQVLARVLADVAAPQARQPAAAGV; this comes from the coding sequence ATGAGCATGACCACCGAGCAGGCGACCTGGTTCGCCGGAACGTTCGACCGACTCGTCGGCAACGTCGGGCAGGCCGTCCTCGGCAAGCAGGGCGTCATCCGGCTCACGATCATGGCCATGATCGCCGAGGGGCACGTGCTGCTCGAAGATGCTCCCGGCACCGGCAAGACCTCGCTTGCGCGGGCGATCGCGGCCACCGTGCAGGGCACGCACCAGCGCATCCAGTTCACTCCCGACCTTCTTCCGTCGGATGTCACGGGCGTCACGATCTACGACCAGAACAGCCACGCGTTCGAGTTCCACAAGGGCCCCGTGTTCGCCTCGATCGTGCTCGCCGACGAGATCAACCGTGCGTCGCCGAAGACGCAGTCGGCGCTGCTAGAAGTCATGGAGGAGTCGCGGGTGACCGTCGACGGCGTGGGGCACAGCGTCGGCCGGCCGTTCCTCGTGATCGCGACGCAGAACCCCATCGAACAGGCCGGCACCTACCGGCTGCCCGAGGCGCAGCTCGACCGCTTCCTGATCAAGACGTCGATCGGCTACCCCGACCTGGCGTCGGCGGAGCAGATTCTGGCCGGCGCGTCGATCCGCGACTCATCGGCGGCGCTCACACCGATCATCACGACGAGCGCCGTGGCGGACATGGCCGACCTCGCCGCGACGGTGCACGTGGACAGCGCGATCCTGCGGTACACGGCTCAGCTCGCCGAGGCGACGCGGGATGCCCCCGAGAGCCGGGTCGGCGTGTCGGTGCGAGGAGCGATGGCCCTGATCAGGGCCGCGAAGGTGTGGGCCGCGGCCCAGGGCCGGCACTTCGTGCTGCCCGACGACATCAAAGAACTCGCGCCGCACGTCTGGACGCACCGCTTCGTGCTCGACCCCGAGGCCGAGTTCGCGGGCACGACCGCCGCGCAGGTGCTCGCGCGGGTGCTTGCCGACGTGGCGGCACCGCAGGCGCGGCAGCCGGCCGCGGCCGGCGTCTGA
- a CDS encoding DUF58 domain-containing protein produces MTAPEPQSAAGAPAASGAPGTGATGPGQNTTGVPRRNRRAIRAGAEQGRPFVDSAAVGRSGEGRGLRAAAGRAGARAGRATRIVGDRVGRPALRAAQPAWRATSRAVWPVLSPVLTVVSPFGWVVLASGLAALIAGTVFGWQELLVIAFACFAVLVLSVAFVVGRSAYTVKLNLATNRVVVGTRAVGSIVIGNSSTRSLLPSRIELPVGAGLASFHVPRLAPGAEHDDLFGIPTARRAVLNVGPVKSVRGDPLGLLRREIRWTDAIELFVHPRTVRLEGSSSGFIRDLEGQTTKDLSNDDVSFHALREYVAGDDRRNIHWKTSARTGTLMVRQFEETRRSHLALALSTSLADYGDPDEFELAVSSCGSLGIQALLEERDVTVMVQSQTLHTETGRRLLDDLSAVEQRTHRESIVHLAKTAGEAVPNASVAVLLFGASVTPTQMRQASVQLPFGVRVIAVRCQPGAPVGRRMIGELTLLTIGDLTELAPALRRVNA; encoded by the coding sequence ATGACCGCACCCGAACCGCAGAGCGCCGCCGGCGCGCCCGCGGCCTCCGGCGCGCCCGGCACGGGTGCAACCGGTCCCGGGCAGAACACAACCGGCGTCCCCAGGCGAAACCGCCGCGCTATTCGCGCCGGAGCGGAGCAGGGTCGCCCATTCGTCGATTCCGCCGCCGTGGGTCGGTCGGGGGAGGGCCGTGGCCTGCGCGCCGCCGCGGGTCGAGCGGGCGCCCGGGCGGGGCGCGCCACGCGGATCGTCGGCGACCGCGTCGGCCGGCCGGCGCTGCGGGCGGCGCAGCCGGCCTGGCGCGCCACCTCACGCGCCGTCTGGCCCGTGCTCTCCCCCGTACTCACCGTCGTCTCGCCGTTCGGCTGGGTCGTGCTCGCCTCAGGGCTCGCCGCCCTCATCGCGGGCACGGTGTTCGGCTGGCAGGAGCTCCTCGTCATCGCCTTCGCCTGCTTCGCCGTGCTGGTGCTCTCCGTCGCCTTCGTGGTGGGCCGCTCGGCGTACACGGTGAAGCTCAACCTCGCGACGAACCGGGTCGTCGTCGGTACCCGGGCGGTCGGCAGCATCGTGATCGGCAACTCCTCGACCCGCTCGCTGCTGCCGTCACGCATCGAGCTCCCCGTGGGAGCCGGGCTCGCCTCGTTCCACGTGCCGCGCCTCGCCCCGGGCGCCGAGCACGACGACCTGTTCGGCATCCCGACCGCCCGCCGTGCCGTGCTGAACGTGGGCCCGGTGAAGTCGGTGCGCGGCGACCCTCTGGGGCTGCTCCGTCGCGAGATCCGGTGGACCGACGCGATCGAGCTGTTCGTGCATCCGCGGACCGTGCGCCTCGAAGGGTCGTCGTCGGGATTCATCCGTGACCTCGAGGGCCAGACCACGAAAGACCTGTCGAACGACGACGTCTCGTTCCACGCGCTCCGGGAGTACGTGGCCGGGGATGACCGGCGGAACATCCACTGGAAGACGAGTGCCCGCACGGGCACCCTGATGGTGCGCCAGTTCGAGGAGACCCGCCGCTCCCACCTCGCTCTGGCCCTGTCGACGAGCCTCGCGGACTACGGCGACCCCGACGAGTTCGAGCTCGCCGTGTCGTCGTGCGGGTCGCTCGGCATCCAGGCGCTCCTCGAGGAGCGGGACGTCACCGTGATGGTGCAGTCGCAGACGCTCCACACCGAGACCGGCCGGCGCCTGCTCGACGACCTCTCCGCCGTGGAGCAACGAACGCACCGCGAGAGCATCGTGCACCTCGCCAAGACCGCCGGCGAAGCCGTGCCGAACGCCTCGGTCGCCGTTTTGCTCTTCGGCGCTTCGGTCACCCCCACCCAGATGCGGCAGGCCTCGGTGCAGTTGCCGTTCGGGGTGAGGGTCATCGCTGTGCGATGCCAGCCGGGCGCACCGGTCGGGCGACGGATGATCGGGGAACTCACCCTCCTCACGATCGGTGACCTCACCGAACTCGCCCCCGCACTCCGGCGGGTGAACGCCTGA
- a CDS encoding transglutaminase-like domain-containing protein → MAGRRVQGTGRTTAPRPFWRPALDCAAMLALLVAGLVGFGPAFGGSGYLLAAGGGLLLGSAIAVIGARFRLNLFILTALTLVAYLLFGSALATPSAALAGVVPTLDSLRQLVLGIVFSWKDVLTLQTPVGGFPGTLVVPLLLSLVASVLALSLALRFRRGAAWALMPAAAYFVAAIVFGTRDAALPVAQGIVFIGVALLWWAVRRAELASDRRTGVDRAPSAGGPNAAGDGADAAQLSAARSLRTSRLAGGAGLLVVALAVGAVAGGVAGTPATRDVLRDQIDPPLDIHDYASPLVSFRKYVRDDKANVLFTVQGLPDNARVRLATLDAYDGIVYNVAADGSAASGDFKRVSEEVPASAQTSPVPTTPATLNVTVGDLTGPWVPDVGAVDKVTFTGGSDRASTLANSLHYNAATGVSLSTVGLAKGDTYTMDVAIPVIPGDDVLVTDSVAGVAMPKVSGVADAVSSLGSNYAGDASDPLTQLRNVATSLSQNGFFSHGLEGESPSRAGHGEERLASMLSAPQMVGDDEQYAVMMALMARELGYPARVVMGFYPEKYAGASASQEITGDDLHAWVEVDFQKAGWVTFDPTPPKNQVPTAEAPKPRSDPKAQVLQPPPPPQEPAELPPDVRTDNSDENQQPQQDGFPVFVYYAAGGGLLLLLALLAPLIIIGALKVRRRNRRRTAERAADRLSGGWDEIVDRAGDLGTPVPQGVTRRESANTLATVYPTVGMVGVAERADNGIFGPGEPTPTDVDGFWAEVEAIVRGMGSSQSGWRRLRARTSLASFRARRAERRTARRAARAEEQRR, encoded by the coding sequence ATGGCGGGCAGACGGGTGCAGGGCACCGGACGTACGACCGCGCCCCGACCGTTCTGGCGGCCCGCGCTCGACTGCGCGGCCATGCTCGCGCTCCTCGTCGCGGGGCTCGTCGGCTTCGGGCCGGCCTTCGGCGGCAGCGGCTACCTTCTGGCGGCCGGCGGCGGCCTCCTTCTCGGAAGCGCGATCGCCGTCATCGGTGCCCGGTTCCGGCTCAACCTGTTCATCCTCACCGCGCTCACCCTGGTGGCGTACCTGCTCTTCGGCTCGGCGCTGGCCACGCCGTCTGCGGCCCTCGCGGGGGTCGTTCCGACCCTCGATTCGCTCCGCCAGCTCGTGCTCGGCATCGTCTTCTCGTGGAAGGACGTGCTGACCCTCCAGACGCCGGTCGGCGGTTTTCCCGGCACGCTCGTGGTACCGCTCCTGCTCAGTCTTGTGGCCTCGGTGCTCGCGCTGAGCCTCGCGCTCCGGTTCCGACGCGGCGCAGCCTGGGCGCTCATGCCTGCAGCGGCATATTTCGTGGCTGCCATCGTCTTCGGTACCCGGGATGCCGCTCTGCCGGTCGCCCAGGGCATCGTGTTCATCGGGGTGGCCCTGCTCTGGTGGGCCGTGCGACGCGCCGAGCTGGCCTCCGATCGGCGTACGGGGGTCGATCGAGCGCCCTCCGCGGGCGGGCCGAATGCCGCTGGTGACGGGGCCGATGCCGCCCAACTCTCCGCGGCGCGCTCCCTCCGCACGTCCCGTCTGGCCGGAGGGGCCGGCCTCCTCGTCGTCGCCCTCGCGGTGGGTGCCGTTGCGGGCGGAGTCGCCGGGACTCCCGCCACCCGCGACGTGCTCCGCGACCAGATCGACCCGCCGCTCGACATCCACGACTACGCCAGCCCGCTGGTCTCGTTCCGCAAGTACGTGCGCGACGACAAGGCGAACGTGCTGTTCACCGTGCAGGGCCTTCCCGACAATGCGCGTGTGAGGCTGGCCACCCTCGACGCCTATGACGGCATCGTCTACAACGTGGCCGCCGACGGGTCGGCGGCATCCGGAGACTTCAAACGGGTCAGCGAGGAGGTGCCGGCCTCCGCTCAGACCAGCCCCGTGCCGACCACCCCCGCCACCCTCAATGTGACGGTCGGTGACCTCACGGGGCCCTGGGTTCCCGACGTCGGCGCCGTCGACAAGGTCACCTTCACGGGCGGCAGCGATCGCGCCTCGACCCTCGCGAACTCGCTGCACTACAACGCAGCGACCGGCGTCAGCCTCAGTACGGTCGGACTCGCGAAGGGCGACACCTACACGATGGATGTCGCGATCCCCGTGATTCCGGGCGATGACGTGCTCGTGACCGACTCCGTCGCCGGTGTGGCGATGCCGAAGGTCTCCGGTGTGGCCGACGCTGTCAGCTCGCTCGGCTCGAACTACGCCGGCGACGCCTCCGACCCGCTGACCCAGCTCCGGAACGTCGCCACCTCGCTCAGCCAGAACGGATTCTTCAGCCACGGGCTCGAAGGGGAGTCGCCCTCGCGGGCCGGCCACGGTGAGGAACGGCTCGCATCGATGCTCTCGGCGCCCCAGATGGTGGGCGACGACGAGCAGTACGCGGTCATGATGGCCCTGATGGCACGCGAGCTCGGGTACCCGGCCCGCGTGGTGATGGGGTTCTACCCGGAGAAGTACGCGGGAGCATCCGCGAGCCAGGAGATCACCGGTGACGATCTGCACGCGTGGGTCGAAGTCGACTTCCAGAAGGCGGGCTGGGTGACGTTCGACCCGACCCCGCCGAAGAACCAGGTTCCGACCGCCGAGGCACCGAAGCCGCGCTCCGACCCGAAGGCCCAGGTGCTCCAGCCGCCGCCCCCGCCGCAGGAGCCGGCCGAGTTGCCGCCCGACGTGCGCACCGACAACTCCGACGAGAACCAGCAGCCCCAGCAGGACGGTTTCCCGGTCTTCGTCTACTACGCGGCCGGTGGAGGGCTTTTGCTCCTGCTCGCACTGCTCGCGCCCCTCATCATCATCGGGGCCCTGAAAGTGCGTCGCCGCAATCGCCGTCGCACTGCAGAGCGTGCCGCTGACCGCCTGAGCGGCGGATGGGACGAGATCGTCGACCGCGCGGGAGACCTCGGCACTCCCGTTCCGCAGGGGGTGACCCGGCGGGAGTCCGCGAACACTCTCGCGACCGTCTATCCCACCGTCGGCATGGTGGGTGTCGCGGAACGTGCCGACAACGGCATATTCGGCCCCGGCGAACCGACACCTACCGATGTGGACGGTTTCTGGGCCGAAGTTGAGGCTATCGTCAGAGGTATGGGGAGCTCACAGAGTGGTTGGCGGCGTCTCCGCGCTCGCACCTCACTGGCCTCGTTCCGGGCCCGGCGGGCGGAACGCCGAACGGCCCGACGCGCAGCGCGAGCAGAGGAGCAGCGCCGGTGA